The following are encoded together in the Planctobacterium marinum genome:
- the ligA gene encoding NAD-dependent DNA ligase LigA: MSGNDSLFNELQTLKAQLNEYNYQYYVLDMPTVPDAEYDRLMRRLQEIETQHPEWLSPDSPSQKVGGVPLEAFTQVTHELPMLSLDNAFNEEELLAFEKRLKDRLKRDININYSCEPKLDGLAVSILYEDGKFVRAATRGDGRVGEDITANVRTIKNVPLSLRGEDFPTRMEVRGEVFMSLAGFAALNKAQKDNDKKVFANPRNAAAGSLRQLDSRITAARPLMFYAYSVGIVEGERQALKGEHAGRLKQLSQWGLPLSPEVSVASGAKGCLEYYQGLAQKRASLPYEIDGVVFKVNDIALQQELGFVAKAPRWAIAHKFPAQEEMTKLLDVEFQVGRTGAITPVARLEPVFVGGVTVSNATLHNQDEIQRLQVKVGDTVIIRRAGDVIPQIVSVVQEYRPQDAKEVVFPLTCPECDSHVERLDEEAVLRCTGGLICPAQLKESLKHFASRKALDVDGLGDKLVEQLVDMGAVKTPADFFRLEVITLSSMERMGEKSANNIINALEKSKQTSLPRFLYALGIREVGEATAANLANHFKTIEAVMQATLEQLVEVNDVGEVVASHVLHFFKEEHNQTVISELRELGVKWPDIEEKSQDTQPLLDKTFVLTGTLTAMGRNEAKAVLQNLGAKVSGSVSAKTDYLIAGDKAGSKLTKAQELGVAVMTEEDMLNLFAQHNAS, from the coding sequence ATGTCTGGTAACGACAGCCTTTTTAATGAACTGCAAACCTTAAAAGCGCAGCTCAACGAATACAATTACCAATATTACGTACTGGATATGCCCACTGTACCCGACGCCGAATACGACCGTTTAATGCGTCGTTTGCAAGAAATTGAAACACAGCACCCAGAGTGGTTGTCGCCTGATTCGCCGTCGCAAAAAGTGGGGGGAGTACCGCTGGAAGCGTTTACCCAGGTAACCCATGAGTTACCGATGCTTTCGTTGGACAATGCCTTTAATGAAGAGGAATTATTGGCCTTCGAGAAGCGCCTGAAGGACAGACTCAAGCGTGACATTAACATCAATTACAGCTGCGAACCGAAACTGGATGGATTGGCGGTAAGTATCTTGTACGAAGATGGCAAGTTTGTCAGAGCCGCCACCCGAGGGGACGGTCGAGTGGGTGAGGACATCACTGCCAATGTGCGCACTATCAAAAATGTGCCCTTGAGTTTACGTGGTGAAGATTTCCCGACAAGAATGGAAGTGCGTGGCGAGGTATTTATGTCACTTGCCGGCTTTGCAGCACTAAACAAAGCACAAAAAGACAATGATAAAAAAGTTTTTGCCAATCCTCGTAATGCCGCCGCAGGCAGCTTGCGCCAGCTAGACTCTCGGATTACTGCCGCGAGACCATTGATGTTCTACGCCTATTCCGTAGGGATTGTGGAGGGAGAGCGTCAGGCGCTGAAAGGCGAACATGCAGGACGTCTTAAACAATTATCCCAATGGGGACTGCCACTGAGTCCTGAGGTGAGTGTGGCATCCGGTGCTAAAGGCTGCCTTGAGTATTATCAAGGATTGGCGCAAAAGCGAGCCTCATTACCTTATGAGATAGATGGTGTGGTGTTTAAAGTTAACGATATCGCGCTACAACAAGAGTTGGGCTTTGTGGCGAAAGCACCGCGCTGGGCGATTGCCCACAAATTCCCCGCCCAGGAAGAAATGACTAAATTGTTAGACGTGGAATTTCAGGTGGGACGAACCGGCGCTATCACACCAGTGGCACGCCTTGAGCCAGTTTTTGTCGGCGGTGTCACGGTATCCAATGCCACGTTACACAATCAAGATGAAATACAACGCCTGCAGGTAAAAGTAGGAGATACAGTGATTATCCGTCGCGCTGGCGATGTGATCCCACAAATCGTCTCTGTGGTTCAGGAGTACCGTCCGCAAGACGCCAAAGAAGTGGTGTTTCCGTTAACCTGTCCGGAATGCGACTCACATGTGGAGCGATTAGATGAAGAAGCGGTACTGCGCTGTACAGGTGGCTTGATTTGTCCGGCGCAATTAAAGGAATCCCTTAAGCACTTTGCCTCGCGTAAGGCGCTGGATGTGGATGGTCTCGGTGATAAATTAGTAGAGCAGCTGGTGGATATGGGGGCGGTAAAAACTCCCGCTGATTTCTTCCGCCTGGAAGTGATCACGCTATCCTCCATGGAGCGAATGGGCGAGAAATCTGCCAATAACATCATCAACGCCCTGGAAAAATCCAAACAAACGAGCTTACCGCGCTTTCTCTACGCTCTAGGGATCCGGGAAGTGGGCGAGGCGACCGCTGCTAACTTGGCGAATCATTTCAAAACCATTGAAGCCGTTATGCAAGCAACGTTGGAGCAGCTGGTGGAAGTGAATGACGTCGGTGAGGTTGTTGCATCTCATGTATTGCACTTTTTCAAAGAGGAACACAATCAAACGGTGATCAGTGAGTTGCGGGAGCTTGGCGTTAAGTGGCCGGATATTGAGGAAAAGTCGCAAGATACACAACCCCTACTGGACAAAACGTTTGTCCTTACAGGCACATTAACCGCGATGGGCAGAAACGAGGCTAAGGCAGTGTTGCAAAACCTTGGGGCAAAAGTGTCTGGCAGCGTCAGTGCCAAAACCGATTATTTGATTGCCGGAGACAAAGCCGGCTCGAAGCTCACTAAAGCGCAGGAGTTAGGTGTCGCTGTGATGACAGAAGAAGACATGTTAAACCTGTTTGCACAGCACAACGCCTCTTAA
- a CDS encoding flagellin has translation MTLFVNTNVSALIARNTLFDAGSVLDVSYERLSSGLRINRAADDAAGLQVITKFEAQRDGLQQSVRNANDAISMTEVAEGSLKEVTDSLQRIRQLAIQSQSGINGSAERTAIQQEITALTSEMSRVVSDTNFAGNAVLSGDYSAAFQIGAFAGQSISINLSRTGGFGPSGIGVGNVDVTTFGGASSALAAIDGAVSAIGTERAKLGALTNRFQSTIRNLTEVSANLASSMSRIQDADYASEASELTRNQIIQQATIAVLGQANSTPQTALSLLL, from the coding sequence GTGACCTTGTTCGTGAATACGAACGTGTCAGCCTTGATTGCTCGAAACACCCTGTTTGATGCGGGTTCTGTGCTGGATGTTTCTTATGAAAGGCTGTCATCGGGCTTGCGTATTAACAGAGCTGCGGATGATGCCGCAGGATTGCAGGTGATCACTAAGTTTGAGGCTCAACGTGATGGCCTGCAGCAAAGTGTGCGCAACGCAAATGACGCAATTTCCATGACGGAAGTTGCAGAAGGCTCACTAAAAGAAGTCACGGACTCTCTGCAGCGCATCAGACAGTTGGCTATCCAGTCTCAAAGTGGTATCAATGGCTCCGCTGAACGCACCGCCATACAGCAAGAAATCACCGCGTTAACGTCAGAAATGAGCAGGGTGGTGTCGGACACCAACTTTGCCGGCAATGCGGTACTGTCAGGTGATTATTCGGCGGCTTTTCAGATTGGTGCTTTTGCGGGTCAATCCATTTCCATTAACCTGTCACGCACTGGTGGCTTTGGTCCCTCCGGTATCGGCGTGGGAAATGTAGATGTTACGACCTTCGGTGGCGCTTCTTCCGCACTTGCGGCAATAGATGGTGCCGTTTCTGCCATCGGCACTGAGCGGGCAAAGTTAGGCGCACTTACCAATCGTTTTCAATCCACCATTCGCAATCTCACCGAAGTTTCCGCAAACCTTGCTTCTTCCATGAGTCGGATACAGGATGCCGATTACGCCTCAGAAGCCTCTGAATTAACCCGCAATCAAATTATTCAGCAAGCCACTATCGCTGTGCTCGGGCAGGCCAATAGCACGCCTCAGACGGCGTTGTCTCTATTATTATAA
- a CDS encoding PhzF family phenazine biosynthesis protein, whose product MTQSIHIVDAFTEQLFAGNPAAVVIRNEWYSDDLMQKIASENNLAETAFLVQHNYAEYAIRWFSPLTEIDFCGHATLAASSVIFETQPTLTRLRFKTSSVGDLIIEKKPDGKISMTFPIRTLESPEAIPHALLQALPEPPVKILRSVQAWHAIYDNEQAIYNCQPDLEQLKQLAPLDLVVSAPAENYDFVSRYFWPANGGDEDPVTGSIHASLAPWWAKQLGKSNLLAHQASRRGGTLYCEVQENNVIVSGYTKKYLTGEIIL is encoded by the coding sequence ATGACCCAGAGTATTCACATAGTTGATGCCTTTACTGAACAACTGTTTGCCGGTAACCCCGCAGCAGTAGTGATCCGTAATGAATGGTATAGCGATGACCTCATGCAAAAAATTGCCAGTGAAAATAACCTGGCAGAAACGGCTTTTTTGGTGCAACACAATTACGCAGAATATGCGATAAGATGGTTCTCTCCTCTAACTGAAATCGACTTTTGTGGTCATGCCACCCTGGCGGCAAGCTCAGTGATTTTCGAAACACAACCAACACTGACCCGCTTGCGTTTTAAAACCAGCAGTGTCGGCGACTTAATTATTGAAAAAAAACCAGATGGCAAAATTAGCATGACCTTCCCGATTCGGACTCTTGAATCACCAGAAGCCATACCACACGCTCTACTACAAGCACTTCCTGAGCCCCCCGTTAAAATACTGCGCAGCGTACAGGCCTGGCATGCTATTTATGACAATGAACAAGCCATTTATAATTGCCAACCCGATTTAGAACAACTCAAACAATTAGCACCTTTGGATTTAGTGGTTTCTGCCCCTGCCGAAAATTATGACTTTGTTTCCCGCTATTTCTGGCCAGCTAATGGTGGCGACGAGGACCCAGTGACCGGCTCAATTCATGCCAGTCTGGCACCTTGGTGGGCGAAACAACTGGGCAAAAGCAACCTCTTAGCCCATCAAGCTTCACGCCGCGGTGGCACGCTTTATTGTGAAGTGCAAGAAAACAATGTAATAGTTTCAGGCTACACCAAAAAGTATCTGACTGGAGAAATCATTCTGTAG
- a CDS encoding pyridoxine/pyridoxamine 5'-phosphate oxidase gives MNDPTAMVAEIWQQARQHPLLKQKSVICISTIDSDGFPDARFVDLKQVNSQGFTICSGYQSDKGRAIAACDKVALTAWWEPVGYQIRIQGRATKISDALAQQYWQSRNHSAQVISSRFQQSEPCVSIDTVKQQFLDAQALLHDKSIPRPKSWGGYCVEPKRIELLKFEDSRLHLRHNFTKLSDQWQCQILQP, from the coding sequence ATGAACGATCCTACTGCCATGGTGGCTGAAATTTGGCAGCAAGCCAGGCAACATCCACTGCTTAAACAAAAGAGCGTCATCTGTATTTCTACTATCGATTCTGATGGTTTTCCCGATGCACGCTTCGTGGATTTAAAACAGGTCAACTCCCAAGGATTTACCATTTGCAGCGGTTATCAGTCGGACAAAGGAAGGGCGATAGCAGCATGTGACAAAGTGGCACTCACTGCCTGGTGGGAGCCGGTGGGCTATCAGATCAGAATACAGGGCCGGGCCACAAAAATCAGTGATGCTTTGGCACAGCAATATTGGCAAAGTCGCAACCACAGTGCACAAGTCATCTCCAGTAGGTTTCAGCAAAGCGAGCCATGTGTCTCTATTGATACGGTAAAACAGCAATTCCTTGATGCGCAGGCATTGCTGCATGACAAATCCATCCCAAGACCGAAAAGTTGGGGAGGCTACTGTGTAGAGCCTAAACGAATCGAACTGTTGAAATTTGAGGATTCGCGCTTGCATTTAAGGCACAACTTCACAAAACTGTCAGACCAATGGCAGTGCCAAATTTTACAACCCTGA
- a CDS encoding GNAT family N-acetyltransferase translates to MNTVPDEQEPEQATAQKLELSDDKQLLDVELIHHFLSQHSYWAKGISLERVVVSLENSLCIGAYLGKQQVGFVRVITDYATYANIKDVFVVPEYRGNGISRELMRFTLAHPHLQGLRRITLTSTGARGLYEKFGFTALQHPETYMEIHNPGVYQKQSK, encoded by the coding sequence ATGAACACCGTGCCGGATGAGCAAGAGCCAGAACAAGCAACAGCGCAAAAGCTTGAATTGAGTGACGACAAGCAGTTATTGGATGTAGAGTTAATCCATCACTTTCTCAGCCAGCACAGCTATTGGGCAAAGGGTATTTCGTTGGAAAGAGTGGTGGTGTCCTTAGAAAACTCATTGTGTATTGGTGCCTATTTGGGTAAACAACAAGTGGGATTTGTCAGAGTGATCACCGACTACGCCACATACGCCAATATCAAAGACGTGTTTGTGGTTCCAGAGTACCGAGGTAATGGCATCTCCCGAGAATTAATGCGCTTTACCTTGGCTCATCCTCACTTGCAGGGCTTGCGACGTATTACATTGACTTCTACAGGCGCGCGAGGCTTGTATGAAAAGTTCGGCTTTACGGCGTTGCAACATCCCGAAACTTACATGGAGATCCACAATCCGGGTGTCTATCAAAAACAGTCTAAATAA
- a CDS encoding DUF1330 domain-containing protein — MAGFIIATYNIVDQLNYQRYLELVRPTLESFDGEVLVADYDSEPLEGTPPMVSIVIRFASKAIAKAWYTSVQYQDIIHLRVDTTVGSAVLTEAYQYAEPPSALKTSQNSLAG, encoded by the coding sequence ATGGCAGGTTTTATCATCGCAACCTACAACATAGTGGATCAACTTAATTACCAACGTTATCTGGAATTGGTCAGGCCAACGTTGGAGTCCTTTGATGGCGAGGTACTGGTCGCGGACTATGATAGTGAACCACTTGAAGGCACACCACCAATGGTCAGCATCGTTATCCGTTTTGCCAGTAAAGCTATTGCTAAAGCCTGGTACACTTCAGTGCAGTACCAAGACATAATCCATCTACGTGTGGATACCACTGTAGGTTCAGCGGTACTGACAGAAGCGTATCAGTATGCAGAACCACCTTCGGCTTTAAAAACATCTCAGAATTCGTTGGCGGGTTAA